Part of the Cuniculiplasma divulgatum genome, TCCCTGCCACCTCATCGTGAAAAATGCAGGTGATCATTCTGAGATATCAGTTCAACTACCTGGCGAGATATTCCGCACACTCAATTTGAGCCATTCGAAAGACATGGAACCTTTCCTGGTTGAAGTCGAAACGAAACTCAAGAAGATAGTGAATTCATTCATGGATAATGATTCTATATGAATTCAAAAAAGTTAGGTTCCGGAATGTTGACTCCTGCTGTTATGAAGATAATGGCTGATAACCTGAATAAGTCATCACAAACAATTGATCCAAGGACGACTGCATTGTATCAAAAAGTTCTGCAGAACCTAGGTCCCGAGCGTTCTATAATCGACATAGGAAGCGGAGTCGGCAGATTTGCAATACCATTGGCGCAGGCAGGATGTTCCGTGACAGCATTTGAACCAAGCGAGGAGATGCGCACGCGACTCCTTTCGACAGCTGAGAAAGAAGGTGTTTTGCCAAACATAAATGTAGTTCCGGATTCTTGGCCAACAAAGAAAACGGTAAACGCTGAAGTCACTTTCGCATCCTTTGTAATTCAATTTGCCAATGACCCCATTGAATTTATACTTGCGATGGAGCGTTCCGCAAGCAGGAAATGCATACTGGCTGTCCATGTGGATCAGATGTTGGGATTCCTGAAGGACGTCTGGCCCGTGTTTCGCCCTTCTGAGCCCATACCGACCATGCTGGCTTTCCCGGAAATTTATTCAACAATGCTGGACATGGGCATCATCGCCGATGTCTCCATCCTCAGTGAGCAAAGAGAGATCAACATGCCTGAACCGGCTCAGATCATGGAAATACTCTCTGATCTATTGGGATTACGCGATGATCCTCACGAGATGAAACTGCTGAAAGAGATGCTTATGTCAAGAAAGGATACGGTAAAACAGCAGAGGAATATACGTACGGCCATCATCTCATGGCCCTGAAGAGTCGCACCAGTGTTATGGAGGATAAGAAGCATGGGATTGCCAATTAGAAGAAGATTTCTCTGAAGCCCAATTTAGCGCGTAACACGTCTTTATACCTTTCTGTGATTCTTCATTATTGATATTGAAGAGTGACCTTGTCACCATGAATGAAAGGCTTATGGAGTTCAATCGGAGAAATAAATGAAGGAATCTACGGAAATCTATGGGGACTGTAAGGTTGGTTGAAATGTTGTTGGAAGGCATAATGATTCTTTGATTTGCACCGACACTCCCTTTTCTCCTGTTCGTTGCATTAGATATCAGATCCACTCCTGAAAATCCCGTGCTAAAGCTTTAATTTGTACTTGTAACTGCATACACTGGCCCCATTGGCGCCTTCCTGTATGTGCTCGGGTGACGTGAACCCTTGCCAGGATTACATGAAAGATATGTTTCGATTAGATGGCGCCGGGTGTT contains:
- a CDS encoding class I SAM-dependent methyltransferase, with amino-acid sequence MADNLNKSSQTIDPRTTALYQKVLQNLGPERSIIDIGSGVGRFAIPLAQAGCSVTAFEPSEEMRTRLLSTAEKEGVLPNINVVPDSWPTKKTVNAEVTFASFVIQFANDPIEFILAMERSASRKCILAVHVDQMLGFLKDVWPVFRPSEPIPTMLAFPEIYSTMLDMGIIADVSILSEQREINMPEPAQIMEILSDLLGLRDDPHEMKLLKEMLMSRKDTVKQQRNIRTAIISWP